In Lycium ferocissimum isolate CSIRO_LF1 chromosome 11, AGI_CSIRO_Lferr_CH_V1, whole genome shotgun sequence, a single genomic region encodes these proteins:
- the LOC132036176 gene encoding heterodimeric geranylgeranyl pyrophosphate synthase small subunit, chloroplastic-like has translation MARVFSFINGSTSLSTQLSCSSSSSCYRPMVVRMCQNQSYWASIESDIEAHLKKAITIRPPESVFEPMHYLTFATPKSTAPALCIAACELVGGDRAQAMAAASAIHLMHVVTYTHQHMQSTLKESGPGPESILGARSAIGHKKIDVELQDEDVSPARKNSNEILRSTGPELEPAKGHKFGPNIELLTGDGIMPFAIELLAKDMSPARNNSDKILRVITEVTRAIGSQGMLEGQYREIEWARSGNGNEKLLEYACKKKEGEIHACGAVCGAILGDGSEEEVESLRKYGLYVGIIQGIINGVGRNYNKTMEKRVDELRVLAMKELNTSFKGKKLVRPIARLVEEFFVPLKM, from the coding sequence ATGGCAAGAGTCTTTTCCTTCATCAATGGTTCCACAAGCCTTTCTACTCAACTTAGTTgttcatcgtcatcatcatgtTACAGACCAATGGTAGTTAGAATGTGCCAAAATCAATCTTATTGGGCTTCAATTGAATCTGACATAGAAGCCCATCTTAAGAAGGCCATCACAATTAGGCCTCCTGAATCTGTCTTTGAGCCAATGCATTACTTAACCTTTGCAACACCCAAATCCACAGCACCAGCCTTGTGCATTGCAGCCTGTGAGCTGGTTGGTGGTGACAGAGCCCAAGCCATGGCTGCAGCATCAGCAATACATCTCATGCACGTGGTAACTTACACCCACCAACACATGCAGTCAACGCTGAAGGAGTCAGGGCCTGGGCCCGAATCCATACTCGGGGCCCGGTCCGCTATTGGACACAAAAAGATTGATGTTGAATTGCAAGATGAAGATGTGAGCCCGGCCCGTAAAAACTCGAACGAGATCTTGAGGTCTACTGGGCCCGAACTAGAGCCCGCCAAGGGACACAAGTTCGGCCCGAATATTGAGCTCCTCACGGGAGATGGGATCATGCCCTTTGCCATTGAGTTGCTAGCTAAAGACATGAGCCCGGCCCGGAATAACTCGGACAAGATCTTGAGGGTCATTACTGAGGTGACACGTGCCATCGGGTCACAAGGGATGCTAGAAGGTCAGTATCGGGAGATAGAATGGGCTCGATCAGGCAATGGAAACGAGAAACTGTTGGAATACGCGtgcaagaagaaagaaggggaGATTCATGCATGTGGAGCTGTTTGTGGTGCAATTTTAGGGGATGGAAGTGAGGAAGAAGTAGAAAGCTTGAGGAAATATGGGCTTTATGTTGGAATAATACAAGGAATAATAAATGGAGTaggaagaaattacaacaaaACAATGGAGAAAAGGGTGGATGAACTGAGAGTGTTGGCCATGAAGGAACTGAATACGAGTTTCAAAGGGAAGAAATTAGTGAGGCCAATTGCTAGACTTGTTGAAGAGTTTTTCGTGCCTCTCAAAATGTGA
- the LOC132036035 gene encoding probable beta-1,3-galactosyltransferase 2 isoform X1, translating into MKNTMNFKSRGVESAGRGVFSRKLTILLCIGCFCAGMLFTDRMWTVPEAKGISRTTRIDDRKLGVVSEDCDPTKKDVKSESKDIFGEVSETHHAVQTLDKTISNLEMELAAARSLQDSILSGSPITEDVKIPELTKKRKYLMVVGINTAFNSRKRRDSIRATWMPQGDKRKKLEEEKGIVIRFVIGHSATSGGILDRAIEAEDQKHGDFLRLEHVEGYLELSAKTKTYFTTAVALWDADFYIKVDDDVHVNIGALGATLLRHRSKPRVYIGCMKSGPVLAQKGVRYHEPEHWKFGEDGNRYFRHATGQLYAISKDLATYISINQHVLHKYVNEDVSLGSWLIGLDVEHIDDRRLCCGTPPDCEWKAQAGNICVASFDWSCSGICRSVDRIKEVHRRCGEGENALWNAVF; encoded by the exons ATGAAGAACACAATGAATTTCAAAAGTAGAGGAGTTGAATCAGCTGGAAGAGGTGTTTTTTCTAGGAAATTGACTATTCTTCTATGTATTGGATGCTTTTGTGCTGGGATGCTCTTCACTGACAG GATGTGGACAGTGCCAGAAGCTAAAGGCATTTCAAGGACAACACGGATTGATGATCGAAAACTAGGGGTAGTTTCTGAGGACTGTGATCCTACAAAA AAAGATGTGAAAAGTGAATCCAAGGATATTTTCGGGGAAGTTTCGGAAACACATCACGCTGTACA AACCTTGGATAAAACAATTTCAAACCTAGAGATGGAACTAGCTGCGGCAAGATCTTTGCAAGATTCTATACTGAGTGGATCTCCCATAACCGAAGACGTAAAGATCCCTGAATTGACCAAGAAGAGAAAATATCTCATGGTCGTAGGGATAAACACTGCCTTCAACAGCCGAAAAAGAAGAGACTCGATCCGTGCTACCTGGATGCCACAAG GTGATAAGAGAAAGAAGCTAGAGGAAGAAAAGGGTATTGTAATTCGTTTTGTGATAGGTCACAG TGCAACATCAGGTGGCATTCTTGATAGAGCAATTGAAGCAGAAGACCAGAAGCACGGAGATTTCTTGAGGCTG GAACATGTTGAGGGGTATCTTGAATTATCCGCCAAGACAAAGACCTATTTTACTACTGCTGTTGCGCTGTGGGATGCTGATTTCTATATTAAAGTTGATGATGATGTACATGTAAATATAG GTGCACTAGGAGCAACTCTGCTTAGACATCGTTCAAAACCCCGTGTATATATCGGTTGCATGAAATCTGGTCCCGTCCTTGCTCAGAA GGGAGTGAGATATCATGAACCTGAGCATTGGAAATTTGGTGAGGACGGAAACAGATATTTTCGACATGCAACAGGGCAGCTATATGCCATTTCAAAAGATTTAGCCACTTATATATCTATAAATCA GCACGTTCTGCACAAGTATGTTAACGAGGATGTCTCTCTTGGGTCATGGCTCATTGGATTGGATGTGGAACATATAGATGATAGAAGATTGTGTTGTGGAACTCCACCTG ATTGTGAGTGGAAAGCTCAAGCAGGCAACATTTGTGTTGCTTCCTTTGATTGGAGCTGCAGCGGGATATGCAGGTCGGTGGATAGGATTAAGGAGGTTCATCGACGTTGTGGGGAAGGCGAAAATGCTTTGTGGAATGCAGTCTTTTGA
- the LOC132036494 gene encoding uncharacterized protein LOC132036494 isoform X1 translates to MSKLWARFAGIFSSKNFVGIDKAGNRYFKRTEELDGVMKEKRWVTFKGEEDPTSIPVEWICWLNGQRKSAPTPEEMAELEARREFVKLNIARLKKEEEERKAKEGKRKATNIGKADGPDLKSFVQQFPDASEGDKTAEASDRQNEKRSTEPTGSGESFRPGTWQPPT, encoded by the exons ATGTCGAAATTGTGGGCGAGATTTGCAGGTATATTCAGTAGCAAGAATTTTGTAGGGATAGATAAAGCAGGCAATCGCTATTTTAAAAGAACTGAGGAACTTGATGGTGTCA TGAAGGAAAAGAGATGGGTGACATTCAAAGGAGAGGAAGATCCAACCTCCATTCCAG TTGAATGGATATGTTGGTTGAATGGACAACGGAAGAGTGCTCCAACTCCAGAG GAAATGGCTGAGTTGGAGGCCAGAAGGGAATTTGTTAAACTTAATATTGCTC GTCTCAAGAAGGAAGAGGAGGAAAGAAAGGCCAAAGAAGGCAAGCGGAAAGCCACAAACATTG GTAAAGCTGATGGCCCAGATTTAAAGAGTTTCGTTCAACAATTTCCAGATGCTTCAGAAG GTGATAAAACCGCAGAAGCATCTGATAGACAGAATGAAAAAAG GTCGACAGAGCCAACTGGTTCCGGTGAATCCTTTAGACCAGGAACATGGCAACCTCCAACATGA
- the LOC132036035 gene encoding probable beta-1,3-galactosyltransferase 2 isoform X2, producing MKNTMNFKSRGVESAGRGVFSRKLTILLCIGCFCAGMLFTDRMWTVPEAKGISRTTRIDDRKLGKDVKSESKDIFGEVSETHHAVQTLDKTISNLEMELAAARSLQDSILSGSPITEDVKIPELTKKRKYLMVVGINTAFNSRKRRDSIRATWMPQGDKRKKLEEEKGIVIRFVIGHSATSGGILDRAIEAEDQKHGDFLRLEHVEGYLELSAKTKTYFTTAVALWDADFYIKVDDDVHVNIGALGATLLRHRSKPRVYIGCMKSGPVLAQKGVRYHEPEHWKFGEDGNRYFRHATGQLYAISKDLATYISINQHVLHKYVNEDVSLGSWLIGLDVEHIDDRRLCCGTPPDCEWKAQAGNICVASFDWSCSGICRSVDRIKEVHRRCGEGENALWNAVF from the exons ATGAAGAACACAATGAATTTCAAAAGTAGAGGAGTTGAATCAGCTGGAAGAGGTGTTTTTTCTAGGAAATTGACTATTCTTCTATGTATTGGATGCTTTTGTGCTGGGATGCTCTTCACTGACAG GATGTGGACAGTGCCAGAAGCTAAAGGCATTTCAAGGACAACACGGATTGATGATCGAAAACTAGGG AAAGATGTGAAAAGTGAATCCAAGGATATTTTCGGGGAAGTTTCGGAAACACATCACGCTGTACA AACCTTGGATAAAACAATTTCAAACCTAGAGATGGAACTAGCTGCGGCAAGATCTTTGCAAGATTCTATACTGAGTGGATCTCCCATAACCGAAGACGTAAAGATCCCTGAATTGACCAAGAAGAGAAAATATCTCATGGTCGTAGGGATAAACACTGCCTTCAACAGCCGAAAAAGAAGAGACTCGATCCGTGCTACCTGGATGCCACAAG GTGATAAGAGAAAGAAGCTAGAGGAAGAAAAGGGTATTGTAATTCGTTTTGTGATAGGTCACAG TGCAACATCAGGTGGCATTCTTGATAGAGCAATTGAAGCAGAAGACCAGAAGCACGGAGATTTCTTGAGGCTG GAACATGTTGAGGGGTATCTTGAATTATCCGCCAAGACAAAGACCTATTTTACTACTGCTGTTGCGCTGTGGGATGCTGATTTCTATATTAAAGTTGATGATGATGTACATGTAAATATAG GTGCACTAGGAGCAACTCTGCTTAGACATCGTTCAAAACCCCGTGTATATATCGGTTGCATGAAATCTGGTCCCGTCCTTGCTCAGAA GGGAGTGAGATATCATGAACCTGAGCATTGGAAATTTGGTGAGGACGGAAACAGATATTTTCGACATGCAACAGGGCAGCTATATGCCATTTCAAAAGATTTAGCCACTTATATATCTATAAATCA GCACGTTCTGCACAAGTATGTTAACGAGGATGTCTCTCTTGGGTCATGGCTCATTGGATTGGATGTGGAACATATAGATGATAGAAGATTGTGTTGTGGAACTCCACCTG ATTGTGAGTGGAAAGCTCAAGCAGGCAACATTTGTGTTGCTTCCTTTGATTGGAGCTGCAGCGGGATATGCAGGTCGGTGGATAGGATTAAGGAGGTTCATCGACGTTGTGGGGAAGGCGAAAATGCTTTGTGGAATGCAGTCTTTTGA
- the LOC132036269 gene encoding autophagy-related protein 8C-like isoform X2, which produces MAKSSFKLEHPLERRQAEAARIREKYPDRIPVIVEKAERSDIPDIDKKKYLVPADLTVGQFVYVVRKRIKLSAEKAIFIFVKNILPPTGENNFYSTPSFHLFS; this is translated from the exons ATGGCCAAAAGCTCCTTCAAATTGGAACACCCTCTTG AGAGGCGACAGGCAGAAGCTGCTCGTATCAGGGAGAAGTACCCTGATAGAATACCG GTGATTGTGGAAAAGGCTGAAAGAAGCGACATCCCTGACATTGACAAGAAAAA GTATTTGGTTCCCGCAGATCTGACCGTTGGGcaatttgtgtatgttgttcgcAAGAGGATTAAGCTCAGTGCTGAGAAGGCCATTTTTATCTTTGTGAAAAATATCCTCCCCCCTACAGGTGAGAACAACTTctatagtactccctct Tttcacttattttcttaa
- the LOC132036269 gene encoding autophagy-related protein 8C-like isoform X1 — MAKSSFKLEHPLERRQAEAARIREKYPDRIPVIVEKAERSDIPDIDKKKYLVPADLTVGQFVYVVRKRIKLSAEKAIFIFVKNILPPTAAMMSAIYEEHKDEDGFLYMTYSGENTFGSF; from the exons ATGGCCAAAAGCTCCTTCAAATTGGAACACCCTCTTG AGAGGCGACAGGCAGAAGCTGCTCGTATCAGGGAGAAGTACCCTGATAGAATACCG GTGATTGTGGAAAAGGCTGAAAGAAGCGACATCCCTGACATTGACAAGAAAAA GTATTTGGTTCCCGCAGATCTGACCGTTGGGcaatttgtgtatgttgttcgcAAGAGGATTAAGCTCAGTGCTGAGAAGGCCATTTTTATCTTTGTGAAAAATATCCTCCCCCCTACAG CTGCCATGATGTCCGCCATTTATGAGGAACACAAGGATGAGGATGGCTTTCTGTACATGACCTACAGTGGCGAGAATACCTTCGGATCCTTCTAA
- the LOC132036494 gene encoding uncharacterized protein LOC132036494 isoform X2, protein MVSVMKEKRWVTFKGEEDPTSIPVEWICWLNGQRKSAPTPEEMAELEARREFVKLNIARLKKEEEERKAKEGKRKATNIGKADGPDLKSFVQQFPDASEGDKTAEASDRQNEKRSTEPTGSGESFRPGTWQPPT, encoded by the exons ATGGTGTCAGTAA TGAAGGAAAAGAGATGGGTGACATTCAAAGGAGAGGAAGATCCAACCTCCATTCCAG TTGAATGGATATGTTGGTTGAATGGACAACGGAAGAGTGCTCCAACTCCAGAG GAAATGGCTGAGTTGGAGGCCAGAAGGGAATTTGTTAAACTTAATATTGCTC GTCTCAAGAAGGAAGAGGAGGAAAGAAAGGCCAAAGAAGGCAAGCGGAAAGCCACAAACATTG GTAAAGCTGATGGCCCAGATTTAAAGAGTTTCGTTCAACAATTTCCAGATGCTTCAGAAG GTGATAAAACCGCAGAAGCATCTGATAGACAGAATGAAAAAAG GTCGACAGAGCCAACTGGTTCCGGTGAATCCTTTAGACCAGGAACATGGCAACCTCCAACATGA
- the LOC132037138 gene encoding protein S40-6-like, with translation MSSSYEGRYNLYSQGSSGWTSMRNEEFQEEDIWGNVTNESREFGSNFSRSKESSSNFSPRKLPTASKMISRSNKSSIHEPKITQCSAPVNIPDWSKIYGTSLKKTSWRDDENDDGSGGGGYNEEEDDDGDDDEGEIMPPHEWIAKKLGRSKISSFSVCEGVGRTLKGRDLSRVRNAILSKTGFLE, from the coding sequence ATGTCATCGTCATATGAAGGGAGGTACAATCTGTATAGTCAGGGTAGCAGTGGATGGACATCAATGAGGAATGaagaatttcaagaagaagATATTTGGGGTAATGTCACCAATGAAAGTCGCGAATTTGGTTCAAATTTCAGCAGAAGCAAAGAATCGTCTTCAAATTTCAGTCCTAGGAAGCTGCCCACTGCATCCAAAATGATTTCAAGATCAAACAAGAGTTCGATTCACGAACCTAAAATAACTCAGTGTTCAGCTCCAGTAAACATTCCCGATTGGTCAAAAATTTATGGGACAAGTTTGAAAAAAACCTCGTGGCgtgatgatgaaaatgatgacggTTCTGGCGGTGGTGGatataatgaagaagaagatgatgacgGCGATGATGATGAAGGAgaaataatgcctccacatgAATGGATTGCTAAAAAACTTGGAAGGAGTAAAATATCTTCTTTTTCAGTGTGTGAAGGTGTTGGAAGAACTTTGAAAGGGAGAGATTTGAGCAGGGTGAGAAATGCAATTTTAAGCAAAACAGGTTTCCttgaataa